Part of the Rhodospirillaceae bacterium genome, CAACCGGAAAGCCCGAATACGGCCAGCGGTTGATTACGGTACCGTTCATGTCGATCAGGAACGAATCCGCATTTCGGCCGTCGAACAGCACATAGCAGCCGTGCGCGCGTTCGGGGTCGTAGCGCGTGACTCCTGTGGGAAACACCGACGGAGGCATACTATTCCCTCCAATTGCTCCCGAGCGACGCTGGTTTGCGCCAGTGCATCGCTCTCGGCGCCAAGCCAATAGTCTTTATCTACCAGAAAAGGAATCATTTCTGAATGGCGCTGAAAACGCCCGCCCCACCCGTTCGGACCGATTGCCATCCTGCTCGGGCCCCGCGGCGAGAACTGGCTGCCGGTGCACGGCGCGCTCGGCCTCGCCCACCGGAGGAGGCGGTGGCGGCCGTACCGTCGCGGGCAGCGGTTCCGGCCCGATCAGGGGAAGCCGATATGTGGACACGGGGCTGTTCGGGCGCCTGGCGGCACGGCAGTGGAGCCTGGGCCGGATCCGGGCGGAGGCCGCCTGGCGACGCTTCGCACAGAGAGCCGGCCGGGAGGTTGCGCCGGGCGCCGGCCAGACCGTCGGCGTGGTCGACAGCGGGATCGACCGGGGCCACCCGGCGTTCTGCGGCGGGTCGGCGGCCTGCACGAAAACCGTCACGGGAGTATTTCTCAGGGGCACGACCGACGAGACCGGCGCCAGAAGCACCCACGGCACGGCGGTCGCCGGCGTGATCGTCGGGCGGTTGCAGGATGCGTCGGGCGTGGCGTGGGGCGCCGACGTCGCGATGTTTGCCATTCCCCTCGGGTCCGGCAGCGGCTACAGCCCGGTATCGCTCGCCGGGCTACCAGCTGGTCCTGACGCTCGACTGGTCGCGGACCGAGTCAACCATCCCGCTTTATGACCGCAAGCTGCTCCAGGTCCGGCTCGGGCTGCACCGGCTGTTTTGAGACCGTCGGAGACGAACAGCATTGCGGGGCCGGCCCGGCTGACGGGCACCGGGCGGTAATGGGCACGGAGGACGGCGATACGCGGACTTGTGGCGGGTCGCCGGCCGCGCGCGCCCTCCTCGAACGGGGGGGGGCAGGGACGGGAGGATCGCGCGTTGGTGTCGGTGCTAGACGGGCTCGCGGCGGAGAAGTCGCACCGCTGGATGGCCGAGCGTATCCGGGGCAGGGCGAGGGTTGCCTCGGAGTGGATCTCCGAAAGCTGGATGCGTGCACAGGTCCGGCGCTGGATCCCGAAGGCCAGGGCGCTTGCGGGCGGTGGCTGGCGCGACCTCGTGCCCCGCCATGTACCAGAGTTGTGGCGGGACGCGTCGATCACGGGGCCGGACGCCTAGCGGCCGTTTGCCCGGCTGCAGGCGGGTAATCGCATTGTAGCATCCGCCGTCCGGCGCTACCGTCGCCGGCGCCGAATCGGAAACGTTGCCGCAATCCGGGCGGATGCGGTGGAAAAGCAGGGTCGGGAGTTTGATTCAATTGGCTTGCGGATTGAAGACCGATGGGCATGGCCTTGGACCAGGTGATTGTAAACGTAGCAAAAACACTTATCTGAAAGATCATGACAAAACGCCCTCGGGGAACCACTCCCGGCGGCGTTGGCGCTCTTACAGACCGCTCCTGCAAATCCAGTTAGGTAGCATCGAACTGAACCGCTACCTTGTCGTGGTCTGCTTCGCCGTTTCCATCTCTTTCGCCAGTTGACGCGCCTTCGCGGCCAGCTTCCGCTTCACCTTGCGCGCGTGCTTGTTGGGCGACCTTTTGGCTTGGCTTTCGAACACCCTGGCGAACAGGTTCATCGGCTCGCCGGAGGACTTGATCCGGTCATTCATCGGGCTTCGCCAGCCGCTCTCCGCGGCGCCATTCCCACGGCATGACGAACGGACCTTGCCATAGCCCGATCTTCGCC contains:
- a CDS encoding S8 family serine peptidase → MDTGLFGRLAARQWSLGRIRAEAAWRRFAQRAGREVAPGAGQTVGVVDSGIDRGHPAFCGGSAACTKTVTGVFLRGTTDETGARSTHGTAVAGVIVGRLQDASGVAWGADVAMFAIPLGSGSGYSPVSLAGLPAGPDARLVADRVNHPAL
- a CDS encoding DUF2285 domain-containing protein, with translation MAGRRPRAPSSNGGGQGREDRALVSVLDGLAAEKSHRWMAERIRGRARVASEWISESWMRAQVRRWIPKARALAGGGWRDLVPRHVPELWRDASITGPDA